One Haliaeetus albicilla chromosome 11, bHalAlb1.1, whole genome shotgun sequence genomic window carries:
- the VWA2 gene encoding von Willebrand factor A domain-containing protein 2 isoform X2, giving the protein MFLNSSHQTTSEERLSAAVLLALSVQEIHADQEMIDKISAAGQLMQCSASLDVLFLLDGSYSIGKGSFERSKHFAGKLCDALDIHPDRVRVGMIQFSSTPHLEFPLDLYLTKQEVKERIKRIVFRGGSTETGQALKYILHKGFPGGRNSSIPEVLIIISDGKSQGSTAMPAMQVKERHITVFAVGIKFPRWEELHVLASEPTEQHVLFAGDADDAANGLYSTLTGSVCSATAPGCKVESHPCERRTLETVKELAGNYMCWKGSKQPNAVHVSLCPFYRWKTVLIKHSSRCFRTVCPDPCDSQPCQNGGTCVPEGLDKYHCLCPLGYGGDIHCAPKLSLECGVDLLFLMDSSAGVTLEGFLRYKAFLKRFLQAVMGQDSPMNVGVAQYDNDVRIPIEVGQHRDAFSLMKRIDALNFSGGGTLTGRALQYIAQHGFRNTPVSADMQDDLPRVVVLLTDSKSQDPVTEAAKYARDQDLFLIGVGSSFMRVELTKVTGSPKQTIVYSDPQDLFNRIPELQRRICSVDNPEGCQVQSLDLAFAVDASSGVGLENFLRLRDFVRSSCLHFSINRDVTQIALVIYGSKAHTVFALDTHTSNSAVLQAIDQVPFLGDSASAGSALLHIYGDVMTVQKGARPGVNKVVVVLTNGGGMEDAAAPAQQLRHNGILVFVVVIGDARKDTLLRVAGSPNYLVHISSYEDLQYYQDLIIERICEEAKSPVNLCKPNPCMNQGVCILGPGSYRCKCHGWEGPHCESRVLRGDSLRSPVLPPHSHVQQSSSGLQHFSRAPRHTKRHVDQRH; this is encoded by the exons ATGTTTCTGAACTCTTCACATCAGACAACCAGTGAGGAGAGATTATCAGCTGCAG TTTTGCTAGCGTTGAGTGTACAAGAAATCCATGCTGACCAGGAGATGATTGACAAGATCTCAGCTGCTGGCCAGT TGATGCAGTGCTCTGCTTCGTTAGATGTCCTTTTCCTCTTGGACGGCTCCTACAGCATTGGCAAAGGAAGCTTTGAAAGGTCTAAGCACTTTGCAGGCAAGCTCTGTGATGCCTTGGATATCCATCCAGACAGG GTTCGCGTGGGAATGATACAGTTTAGCTCAACTCCCCATCTTGAATTCCCACTGGATTTGTATCTAACCAAACAAGAAGTGAAAGAGAGAATCAAGAGGATTGTATTCAG AGGTGGGAGCACAGAGACAGGTCAGGCTCTGAAGTACATTCTCCACAAGGGATTCCCTGGTGGCAGAAACTCAAGCATCCCTGAAGTCCTGATCATCATTTCGGATGGAAAGTCCCAGGGCAGTACCGCAATGCCTGCAATGCAGGTGAAGGAGAGACACATCACAGTTTTTGCAGTGGGAATCAAGTTTCCAAG GTGGGAGGAGCTGCACGTGCTGGCTAGTGAGCCCACCGAGCAGCATGTGCTCTTTGCTGGAGATGCTGACGATGCTGCCAACGGCCTGTACAGCACCCTCACCGGCTCTGTCTGCAGTGCCACCGCTCCAG GCTGCAAAGTTGAATCCCACCCTTGTGAACGCAGGACCCTGGAGACTGTGAAAGAGCTAGCTGGAAACTATATGTGTTGGAAAGGCTCAAAGCAGCCAAATGCAGTGCATGTGTCACTGTGCCCTTTCTACAG atgGAAGACAGTCTTGATAAAACACTCATCCAGATGCTTCCGAACTGTATGTCCAG ACCCTTGTGACTCCCAGCCATGCCAGAACGGGGGCACGTGTGTCCCAGAGGGACTGGATAAATACCACTGCCTCTGCCCACTGGGGTACGGAGGAGACATCCACTGCG CACCAAAGCTGAGCCTCGAGTGCGGTGTGGATCTCCTTTTTCTGATGGACAGCTCAGCAGGGGTCACACTGGAAGGGTTCCTGCGCTACAAGGCATTCCTCAAGAGGTTCCTCCAAGCAGTGATGGGCCAGGACTCGCCAATGAATGTGGGGGTGGCCCAGTACGATAATGATGTCAGGATACCCATTGAAGTGGGCCAGCACAGGGATGCATTCAGTCTCATGAAGCGCATCGATGCTTTGAATTTCAGTGGAGGAGGAACTCTGacaggcagagccctgcagtACATTGCACAGCATGGTTTTAGGAACACCCCAGTCTCTGCAGACATGCAGGATGATCTCCCACGTGTGGTTGTCTTGCTCACTGACTCCAAGTCCCAGGATCCAGTGACAGAAGCCGCTAAGTACGCGAGGGACCAAGATCTCTTCTTGATCGGTGTAGGCAGCAGCTTCATGAGAGTAGAGCTGACCAAAGTGACTGGCAGTCCGAAGCAGACAATTGTCTACTCGGACCCCCAGGACCTGTTCAACAGGAtcccagagctgcagagaagaATCTGCAGTGTGGACAATCCTGAAG GCTGCCAGGTGCAGTCACTTGATTTAGCATTTGCAGTGGATGCCTCATCTGGAGTTGGCCTGGAGAATTTTCTGCGGCTGAGGGACTTTGTCAGGAGCAGCTGTTTGCATTTCAGCATCAACCGCGATGTCACCCAAATTGCCCTTGTGATCTATGGCAGCAAAGCTCACACTGTGTTCGCTTTGGACACCCACACAAGCAATTCAGCTGTCCTCCAAGCCATCGACCAGGTGCCTTTCCTTGGGGACTCGGCCTCTGCTGGCAGTGCCTTGCTGCATATTTATGGTGACGTGATGACAGTGCAGAAAGGAGCAAGACCTGGTGTCAacaaggtggtggtggtgctcACAAACGGAGGCGGCATGGAGGATgcagctgccccagctcagcagctgagGCACAATGGCATCTTGGTGTTTGTGGTTGTCATTGGGGACGCACGGAAGGACACGCTGCTGAGGGTTGCTGGGTCTCCCAACTACCTGGTCCACATCTCCTCCTATGAAGACCTGCAGTATTACCAAGACCTTATCATTGAAAGAATCTGTGAAG AAGCAAAAAGCCCCGTGAACCTGTGCAAACCCAACCCGTGCATGAACCAGGGCGTATGCATCCTCGGGCCTGGGAGCTACCGGTGCAAATGCCACGGCTGGGAAGGACCCCACTGTGAGAGCA GAGTTCTCCGGGGCGATTCTCTGAGGTCCCCGGTCCTTCCTCCACACTCCCATGTACAGCAGAGTTCAAGTGGTTTGCAGCACTTCTCCAGAGCCCCCCGGCACACCAAAAGACATGTGGATCAGAGACACTGA
- the VWA2 gene encoding von Willebrand factor A domain-containing protein 2 isoform X1 — protein MSLLSFVSICIFLLPQILLALSVQEIHADQEMIDKISAAGQLMQCSASLDVLFLLDGSYSIGKGSFERSKHFAGKLCDALDIHPDRVRVGMIQFSSTPHLEFPLDLYLTKQEVKERIKRIVFRGGSTETGQALKYILHKGFPGGRNSSIPEVLIIISDGKSQGSTAMPAMQVKERHITVFAVGIKFPRWEELHVLASEPTEQHVLFAGDADDAANGLYSTLTGSVCSATAPGCKVESHPCERRTLETVKELAGNYMCWKGSKQPNAVHVSLCPFYRWKTVLIKHSSRCFRTVCPDPCDSQPCQNGGTCVPEGLDKYHCLCPLGYGGDIHCAPKLSLECGVDLLFLMDSSAGVTLEGFLRYKAFLKRFLQAVMGQDSPMNVGVAQYDNDVRIPIEVGQHRDAFSLMKRIDALNFSGGGTLTGRALQYIAQHGFRNTPVSADMQDDLPRVVVLLTDSKSQDPVTEAAKYARDQDLFLIGVGSSFMRVELTKVTGSPKQTIVYSDPQDLFNRIPELQRRICSVDNPEGCQVQSLDLAFAVDASSGVGLENFLRLRDFVRSSCLHFSINRDVTQIALVIYGSKAHTVFALDTHTSNSAVLQAIDQVPFLGDSASAGSALLHIYGDVMTVQKGARPGVNKVVVVLTNGGGMEDAAAPAQQLRHNGILVFVVVIGDARKDTLLRVAGSPNYLVHISSYEDLQYYQDLIIERICEEAKSPVNLCKPNPCMNQGVCILGPGSYRCKCHGWEGPHCESRVLRGDSLRSPVLPPHSHVQQSSSGLQHFSRAPRHTKRHVDQRH, from the exons ATGAGCCTCTTGTCGTTTGTGTCCATCTGCATTTTCCTGCTTCCCCAAA TTTTGCTAGCGTTGAGTGTACAAGAAATCCATGCTGACCAGGAGATGATTGACAAGATCTCAGCTGCTGGCCAGT TGATGCAGTGCTCTGCTTCGTTAGATGTCCTTTTCCTCTTGGACGGCTCCTACAGCATTGGCAAAGGAAGCTTTGAAAGGTCTAAGCACTTTGCAGGCAAGCTCTGTGATGCCTTGGATATCCATCCAGACAGG GTTCGCGTGGGAATGATACAGTTTAGCTCAACTCCCCATCTTGAATTCCCACTGGATTTGTATCTAACCAAACAAGAAGTGAAAGAGAGAATCAAGAGGATTGTATTCAG AGGTGGGAGCACAGAGACAGGTCAGGCTCTGAAGTACATTCTCCACAAGGGATTCCCTGGTGGCAGAAACTCAAGCATCCCTGAAGTCCTGATCATCATTTCGGATGGAAAGTCCCAGGGCAGTACCGCAATGCCTGCAATGCAGGTGAAGGAGAGACACATCACAGTTTTTGCAGTGGGAATCAAGTTTCCAAG GTGGGAGGAGCTGCACGTGCTGGCTAGTGAGCCCACCGAGCAGCATGTGCTCTTTGCTGGAGATGCTGACGATGCTGCCAACGGCCTGTACAGCACCCTCACCGGCTCTGTCTGCAGTGCCACCGCTCCAG GCTGCAAAGTTGAATCCCACCCTTGTGAACGCAGGACCCTGGAGACTGTGAAAGAGCTAGCTGGAAACTATATGTGTTGGAAAGGCTCAAAGCAGCCAAATGCAGTGCATGTGTCACTGTGCCCTTTCTACAG atgGAAGACAGTCTTGATAAAACACTCATCCAGATGCTTCCGAACTGTATGTCCAG ACCCTTGTGACTCCCAGCCATGCCAGAACGGGGGCACGTGTGTCCCAGAGGGACTGGATAAATACCACTGCCTCTGCCCACTGGGGTACGGAGGAGACATCCACTGCG CACCAAAGCTGAGCCTCGAGTGCGGTGTGGATCTCCTTTTTCTGATGGACAGCTCAGCAGGGGTCACACTGGAAGGGTTCCTGCGCTACAAGGCATTCCTCAAGAGGTTCCTCCAAGCAGTGATGGGCCAGGACTCGCCAATGAATGTGGGGGTGGCCCAGTACGATAATGATGTCAGGATACCCATTGAAGTGGGCCAGCACAGGGATGCATTCAGTCTCATGAAGCGCATCGATGCTTTGAATTTCAGTGGAGGAGGAACTCTGacaggcagagccctgcagtACATTGCACAGCATGGTTTTAGGAACACCCCAGTCTCTGCAGACATGCAGGATGATCTCCCACGTGTGGTTGTCTTGCTCACTGACTCCAAGTCCCAGGATCCAGTGACAGAAGCCGCTAAGTACGCGAGGGACCAAGATCTCTTCTTGATCGGTGTAGGCAGCAGCTTCATGAGAGTAGAGCTGACCAAAGTGACTGGCAGTCCGAAGCAGACAATTGTCTACTCGGACCCCCAGGACCTGTTCAACAGGAtcccagagctgcagagaagaATCTGCAGTGTGGACAATCCTGAAG GCTGCCAGGTGCAGTCACTTGATTTAGCATTTGCAGTGGATGCCTCATCTGGAGTTGGCCTGGAGAATTTTCTGCGGCTGAGGGACTTTGTCAGGAGCAGCTGTTTGCATTTCAGCATCAACCGCGATGTCACCCAAATTGCCCTTGTGATCTATGGCAGCAAAGCTCACACTGTGTTCGCTTTGGACACCCACACAAGCAATTCAGCTGTCCTCCAAGCCATCGACCAGGTGCCTTTCCTTGGGGACTCGGCCTCTGCTGGCAGTGCCTTGCTGCATATTTATGGTGACGTGATGACAGTGCAGAAAGGAGCAAGACCTGGTGTCAacaaggtggtggtggtgctcACAAACGGAGGCGGCATGGAGGATgcagctgccccagctcagcagctgagGCACAATGGCATCTTGGTGTTTGTGGTTGTCATTGGGGACGCACGGAAGGACACGCTGCTGAGGGTTGCTGGGTCTCCCAACTACCTGGTCCACATCTCCTCCTATGAAGACCTGCAGTATTACCAAGACCTTATCATTGAAAGAATCTGTGAAG AAGCAAAAAGCCCCGTGAACCTGTGCAAACCCAACCCGTGCATGAACCAGGGCGTATGCATCCTCGGGCCTGGGAGCTACCGGTGCAAATGCCACGGCTGGGAAGGACCCCACTGTGAGAGCA GAGTTCTCCGGGGCGATTCTCTGAGGTCCCCGGTCCTTCCTCCACACTCCCATGTACAGCAGAGTTCAAGTGGTTTGCAGCACTTCTCCAGAGCCCCCCGGCACACCAAAAGACATGTGGATCAGAGACACTGA